The proteins below are encoded in one region of Euzebya sp.:
- a CDS encoding VOC family protein — protein sequence MPISPVRLNHAVLFVSQLDRAERFYTEVFGMEVVAREPRANAAFLRLPRSGNHHDLGLFGVGGQKPPRGSVGLYHLAWQVDTIDELAEARRALLEAGALGGESSHGATLSLYGADPDGNEFEVMWMLPRAEWGAYENAAPVDRLDLAAEVARWSGVQTAAELTPRLGTTS from the coding sequence ATGCCCATCTCACCCGTCCGCCTGAACCACGCCGTGCTGTTCGTCAGCCAGCTCGACCGCGCCGAGCGCTTCTACACCGAGGTCTTCGGCATGGAGGTCGTGGCCCGCGAGCCCCGTGCGAACGCCGCCTTCCTGCGCCTGCCCCGATCGGGCAACCACCACGACCTCGGCCTCTTCGGCGTCGGCGGCCAGAAGCCCCCACGCGGCTCGGTCGGGCTGTACCACCTGGCCTGGCAGGTCGACACGATCGACGAGCTGGCCGAGGCCCGCAGGGCACTGCTCGAGGCCGGGGCGCTGGGCGGCGAGTCCAGCCACGGTGCGACGCTGAGCCTGTACGGCGCCGACCCCGACGGGAACGAGTTCGAGGTCATGTGGATGCTGCCCCGCGCCGAGTGGGGCGCCTACGAGAACGCCGCCCCCGTCGACCGTCTGGACCTCGCCGCCGAGGTGGCGCGCTGGTCCGGCGTGCAGACCGCTGCCGAGCTCACCCCGCGGCTGGGCACCACATCCTGA
- a CDS encoding ATP-binding cassette domain-containing protein has translation MAAPPTDADEAARRLRAVERTSLFEGISPLDLRAVAQALESVAASPGEVVVAAGDRAGALYLVEDGEVQVELPGGQVLARLGAGEWFGEGALTGGGYRTATVRARTPARLWALDVEVLHRLGAAHPQLRDQVTRAAALRARHRAQADYGVDTETLRGVVGLQPGQSVRIGRDPGNDVVLGSRMVSRHHARISRTAEGLVLEDTSTDGASYVNGAPVTRQLLKEGDHVFLADTHLVLAGDAMATVVEPHAIRIDAVGLRKDVADGVNLIQDVSLSIGAGTMVAIVGGSGAGKSTLMDALSGVRPPTSGTVLFNGQDARAQRDRFRAVLGYVPQDDIIHTDLTVRATLGYAARLRLPDDTDAAARDAAVSEAMEALSLTPHADTVVSALSGGQRKRASIGVELLTEPRVFFLDEPTSGLDPATDTALMRQLRELSRRGSTVVLTTHATKNVRLCDEVVVLARGGHLAFAGPPDDALAHFEVAEFDEIYTRLEEEGTPEGWASRFAAVRAPTDPAATPIGPGPGPSPSSPEVSATRRGGVRRSVRQFATLSRRNAAVFVRNRDRLAPLFIQPVAFALLMVALFEPGLIEPDSANLGSTVLLVFLLPFSVFLFGLILGVQEIVTEFAIVRRERLVDLRVVPYVLSKLTLLAPALTVGSVLMLVVLRVTDRLPDLSAGQLGAVLVTMVLSVLVGLALALFTSSFAPNPQAANDLVLAWVMPQVLFAGGLFPIASMIGVGEAISVAMPLRYAFQAAAGTVDLVGVWEVSSERAAPTLLATYAEQFDVVGWTQWAVLGGIAVAFLALTAVVLVRRVPR, from the coding sequence ATGGCCGCACCGCCGACGGACGCCGACGAGGCGGCCCGGCGTCTCCGGGCGGTCGAGCGCACCTCGCTGTTCGAGGGGATCAGCCCGCTCGACCTGCGTGCCGTCGCCCAGGCCCTCGAGTCCGTCGCGGCGAGCCCGGGGGAGGTGGTGGTGGCCGCCGGCGACCGCGCCGGCGCCCTCTACCTGGTGGAGGACGGGGAGGTGCAGGTCGAGCTCCCCGGCGGCCAGGTGCTGGCCCGGCTCGGTGCCGGCGAGTGGTTCGGGGAGGGGGCGCTGACCGGCGGCGGGTACCGCACCGCCACGGTCCGCGCCCGGACGCCGGCGCGGTTGTGGGCCCTGGACGTCGAGGTGCTCCACCGGCTCGGGGCCGCCCACCCGCAGCTGCGCGACCAGGTGACCCGCGCCGCCGCCCTGCGCGCCCGCCACCGCGCGCAGGCCGACTACGGCGTCGACACCGAGACCCTCCGGGGGGTCGTGGGCCTGCAGCCCGGCCAGTCGGTCCGGATCGGCCGGGACCCGGGCAACGACGTGGTGCTCGGCTCGCGGATGGTCAGCCGCCACCACGCACGGATCTCCCGGACCGCCGAGGGTCTGGTGCTCGAGGACACCTCCACCGACGGGGCGTCGTACGTCAACGGGGCGCCGGTGACCCGGCAGCTGCTGAAGGAGGGGGATCACGTCTTCCTGGCTGACACCCACCTGGTGCTGGCCGGCGACGCGATGGCCACCGTCGTCGAGCCGCACGCGATCCGGATCGACGCGGTCGGGCTCCGCAAGGACGTCGCCGACGGCGTGAACCTGATCCAGGACGTGTCGCTGTCGATCGGCGCCGGGACGATGGTCGCGATCGTCGGCGGGTCCGGCGCCGGCAAGTCGACGTTGATGGACGCCCTGTCGGGGGTCCGCCCGCCCACGTCGGGGACGGTGCTGTTCAACGGCCAGGACGCCCGGGCCCAGCGCGACCGGTTCCGCGCGGTGCTCGGCTACGTGCCGCAGGACGACATCATCCACACCGACCTGACGGTCCGGGCGACCCTCGGCTACGCCGCGCGGCTGCGGCTCCCCGACGACACCGACGCCGCCGCCCGCGACGCCGCGGTGTCCGAGGCGATGGAGGCGCTCAGCCTGACCCCGCACGCGGACACCGTCGTCTCGGCGCTGTCCGGCGGGCAGCGCAAGCGGGCGTCGATCGGGGTCGAGCTGCTCACCGAGCCGCGGGTCTTCTTCCTCGACGAGCCGACGTCGGGGCTCGACCCGGCCACCGACACGGCGCTGATGCGCCAGCTGCGGGAGCTCAGTCGCCGCGGGTCGACGGTCGTGCTGACGACCCACGCCACGAAGAACGTGCGGCTGTGCGACGAGGTGGTCGTGCTGGCGCGGGGCGGGCACCTCGCCTTCGCCGGTCCCCCCGACGACGCCCTCGCCCACTTCGAGGTCGCCGAGTTCGACGAGATCTACACCCGGTTGGAGGAGGAGGGCACGCCGGAGGGGTGGGCGAGCCGCTTCGCGGCCGTGCGCGCCCCGACGGATCCCGCGGCGACGCCGATCGGACCGGGACCCGGCCCCTCACCCTCCTCCCCCGAGGTCTCCGCCACCCGGCGCGGCGGCGTGCGCCGGTCGGTCCGGCAGTTCGCGACCCTGTCACGGCGCAACGCCGCGGTGTTCGTCCGCAACCGCGACCGGCTGGCGCCGCTGTTCATCCAACCGGTCGCCTTCGCGCTGCTGATGGTGGCGCTGTTCGAGCCCGGCCTGATCGAGCCCGACTCGGCGAACCTCGGGTCGACCGTCCTGCTGGTCTTCCTCCTCCCCTTCAGCGTGTTCCTGTTCGGGCTGATCCTCGGCGTGCAGGAGATCGTCACCGAGTTCGCGATCGTCCGCCGCGAGCGGCTCGTCGACCTCCGCGTCGTCCCCTACGTCCTGTCGAAGCTGACCCTCCTCGCGCCCGCGCTGACGGTCGGGTCGGTGCTGATGCTGGTGGTGCTGCGGGTGACCGACCGGCTGCCGGACCTGTCGGCCGGCCAGCTCGGCGCCGTGCTGGTCACGATGGTCCTGAGCGTGCTGGTCGGCCTCGCGCTCGCCCTGTTCACCTCGTCGTTCGCGCCGAACCCGCAGGCCGCCAACGACCTGGTCCTGGCCTGGGTGATGCCGCAGGTGCTGTTCGCCGGCGGGCTGTTCCCGATCGCGTCGATGATCGGGGTGGGCGAGGCGATCAGCGTGGCGATGCCGCTGCGCTACGCCTTCCAGGCGGCGGCCGGCACCGTCGACCTGGTCGGCGTGTGGGAGGTGTCGTCCGAGCGGGCCGCCCCGACGCTGCTCGCGACGTACGCCGAGCAGTTCGACGTGGTCGGCTGGACCCAGTGGGCGGTGCTCGGTGGGATCGCCGTGGCATTCCTCGCCCTCACCGCCGTGGTGCTGGTCCGCCGCGTCCCCCGGTGA